The genome window tgggggtgtcagGGGACCCTAGGGAGGTGCGGCATCCCCAGCAGTCACTCACCAGTGGGGCGGTGGACTCGGTGTTATCCCTGGGGCATGGCGTGTGTAGGTGGGGTCCAGGGGAAGCCTCCTCGTCTGTGGCACCATCGGGGTCGGccaggctgagcagcagcaagttGGTGCAGGCAAAGGTTCGCTTCAGGGTGCAGCAGTTTGGGGGAGGACAGCTCCTGGGGAACTCCACACTGGCGGGACTGACACACCGTGGGGCAGAGGTAGTGACAGGGACCCCCATGGCCATGGGAAGGAAGCACAGGTCTCagcccccctgcagcccccacaaCTCCTCTATTAACCCCACTGCCCCCCTATTGCCACTGATAACTCTCAATAGCCCCCATCAACTCTCCagtctctcccctccccagtgccCCTGAACAGCCCCCAGCTGACTCTCCAGCTCCCCGAGAGACCCTCGAGCTTCCCCAATGCCCCCCTCCAGAGCCTCCCAGTGATGACCCGCAGGATCCTGCTGCTCCCTTACAGCCCACAACTGCCCCTCCACTTTATTCCCCACTTGCTGTCCCACCCTGAGCTGCCTATTACCCGAGGAAAGAGACGGCTGCAGGCTTGGTGAGGCCCTGGGGAGCACCCAGTTCCAGCAGGGGCCTGGGGGCTGCGGGCTGAGCAGGGGTGCCTGACTTGGGGTCCGTGGCCTCCATGAGCTCTGTCGACTGCAGGAGAGTCTTCACCCCTGCATTGCCCATGGCTCTGTTGGTGCAAGTCCCTACCAGAGGGGTTACAAGGGGTCTGGCTGCCCCCGGGCACAGCAGGGGGGCTCCTGCCTGTCACCTTGACCTCACAAGCACTGGCTATACTGGTCACACATACTGGTCATGAGGGGCTTCTGTCCCAGCCCCTCCCCTTACATTCCTCAGGTTACCCTTTGGATTGCTGGTTTAACCTTTTCTATACCCAAAGTAGCCACCAAAACACTTAGAATTgtagaatatctcaagttggaagggatccATAAGGATCGTCAACTCCAACTCCCTGCTCATCAAGAGGCCAGTCTTCCCCAGCACAAAGCGCCTCAGGTACATGGGGCCTGTGAGGGCAGGAAGACTCCAACTCGGAAAGGGCtgaagacagagaaggaagTGCTAAAGGGTAAAGAATAAAGAGATTTTGGCAGCAGTGCCACTTGGGCTACCCTCTCTTGGCAGAGAAGTGGGATGACATAGGTGGAAGCTTAATTTTCACTGGAAGTCTCTGTCAGAACTGGTTGGTAGAAAAGGGCTCGCTAGACTGGAAGAGGACAGCcgttgtgtgtgtgtgcaggagcTCACCGAGACACCTTTCCTCTGAGCAGACTACTCCACAATCCCCTGGGACCTATAGCATCTCTCCTGTTACTATAAGGCCCACGTTGTCCTGCTGCCAGATCTTGTCAGGTCAGACAAGGAAGTTGAGGAAGGGGGGGGCGTCGGAGATCACCAGGGCTTAGCAATCAAGCTCACCAAACGCAAAAGAAACTCCCATGTGAGGAGCAAGTGGAATAATGTGGACtaaggaaaaagtaaatgacAGAAAAGCTGAGGCGATGCAGAATAAAGACTCTTTTatagaagagagaaagcagttGCTGTTCTCGCCTTGTTTGCTGAAGGAGGAAATCAGCTTTAACCATCAGTGGTGCTCATGGGGTTCTTCTTTCAGGGGTGGCATAATTTCTCCCGTCTCTAAAATTCTGTCCCCCTGATGGAATGAGAGAGCATGGTTAGCATTTCCTCCTACACCCAGTCTCTCCCTTCACATAGCACAGTCCTTCATTTAAGCTGTAACTGTCTCCActtccagacaaaaaaaaaataaatcttactaCAACTTACTCAGAACACTCTCACTCACTCAACATTTCCCAGGACACTGAAATAACAGCCAAATTATCTGAAATCTGTACTTGCTTTACCCCTTCTTTTCAGCTACAGAACAGCAGCCAAACATTTTGAGActatcttgttttaaaaatgtatattggACTTACAGTACTGCATAACCACCTTCAGCACAGCACAGTATAACCACCTTAGCACAGCACAGCTCTAAGTGAGTCTCAAACCCACGGCCTGTAGCCTGTGAAGAGCTACATAATCCCCCAAAAATCAATCTGATGCCCAACTGCTGCTTGTTACAGCTTCAGGCACTGTCTTGGCCTACTGAGCTGACCTAACTCAAGTGAGTAGTTAGGCTGAAGTCAGAGGCCGACAGCATGACCTTCAGTACGTTGCTATGTGGTTGTTATGGATggaactttttataattttattttagataaagCACAATTAGGCAGGTGTTACGCAAAAAATGTGCAActgtcagaaacagcagagcTAAACTGCTATGAGAATACTTGCCCACCGACTCGCTACACCAATCAACGAGTAACGGCTCAGAGCAGCCTGAAAACAGTAAAGACAAAACAATCGGACACTCTCCACTTCATAAAACTCGTCCCAAGCTGAGGTGGCATGAGTCTATCTCTCTGGGGACACCTGAGCGTGGGGGACCTTCAGGGACCAAGCTTGTGCGGCCAGAACTGACGCGCTTAGCGCCAAACTCCTCCCGACTCCTGCCAATCGCTGCTCCTGTCAGCAAGGAGAAGCAGAACCACTCCTCTCTGTCATTCCATGCACCGATAATCACGCTTTCAGAGAAGCTTTAAACACCCAAACCCCTTCAGAAAGATGCTGTTACTGTGCTGTAACTAACGCTTGCACTCCCATAAGGGAATGTTCGTGTTTTCCGCCCAGGATGGGCAGTGCTGTCAGCCAGGTTCTCGAAAGTCTGCCGCTACAGAGGGAGGTACCACTGAAAGAGGGACTGTCTGCTCTGAGGACAAGATGAAAACTGCTCAAAACCACTGTAACTGTGCTGCTCCAGGGCAGCCTGCCCACAGTATCAAGTTCATCCTTCTAGAAATTCTCCCTGCACGGCTACTGCACAAACCTGCACTTCTCTCCAAGTCAccctttttctgcctgttttacAAAGCTGGAAGATAAAACAAGTATTAATAGACTTACTGGGAATATCCGTGGATTTGACATAACAATTCCATGTGGCGTTTTCtgaaagtggggggaaaaagaggcagaaggGGTAAAGAAAAAGGAGCGTTACCCAGAGGAAGTACACAGGATTTCCAAAATGGGGAAAACGACCC of Buteo buteo chromosome 29, bButBut1.hap1.1, whole genome shotgun sequence contains these proteins:
- the TSKS gene encoding testis-specific serine kinase substrate encodes the protein MGNAGVKTLLQSTELMEATDPKSGTPAQPAAPRPLLELGAPQGLTKPAAVSFLGPASVEFPRSCPPPNCCTLKRTFACTNLLLLSLADPDGATDEEASPGPHLHTPCPRDNTESTAPLDYREFIAVPEAQGHPHSSSTPRATPDPPHPYNVGLSWLFEATDSVPSLKDRCGSACRAPGSPGHFGITLPE